Proteins from a genomic interval of Gossypium hirsutum isolate 1008001.06 chromosome A09, Gossypium_hirsutum_v2.1, whole genome shotgun sequence:
- the LOC107908755 gene encoding CBL-interacting serine/threonine-protein kinase 14, whose protein sequence is MADTGDTASSSRTGDLPELSSEATLFGKYELGKLLGCGAFAKVYHARDVDSGQSVAIKAVSKKKVLKGGFMAHVKREIAIMRRLRHPNIVKLIEVLATKTKVYFVMEFAKGGELFTRISKGRFSEDLSRRYFQQLISAVRFCHSRGVFHRDLKPENLLLDENWNLKITDFGLSAVTDQIRPDGLLHTLCGTPAYVAPEILAKKGYDGAKIDVWSCGIVLYVLHAGYLPFNDPNLMVMYRRIYKGEFRFPKWTSPDLRRFLSRLLDTNPETRITVDEIITDPWFKKGYKETKFNAEDFELKGDIQSTKCLNAFHIISFSTGFDLSGLFNNADFSARREQFVSGEKPERIILRIEEEFRKIENVKAKKRKERGIYLEGQDSNLILTVDIHQLTEILVVAEIRWREINVEPSSDVWKHKLRPKLSDIIYETEAVHVSE, encoded by the coding sequence atggCAGACACCGGAGACACTGCCAGCTCCAGTAGAACTGGTGATTTGCCGGAGCTCTCATCGGAAGCAACCCTGTTCGGGAAATACGAGCTTGGGAAGTTGCTGGGATGTGGGGCTTTCGCAAAGGTTTACCACGCGCGCGACGTCGACTCCGGGCAGAGCGTGGCCATCAAAGCCGTCAGCAAGAAGAAGGTTTTAAAAGGCGGGTTCATGGCACATGTTAAGAGGGAGATCGCTATCATGCGCCGGTTGCGCCACCCTAACATCGTCAAGCTCATCGAGGTTTTGGCTACCAAGACTAAGGTTTATTTCGTCATGGAATTCGCCAAAGGCGGGGAATTGTTCACGAGGATTTCCAAGGGTCGTTTCAGTGAAGATCTCAGCCGTCGGTATTTCCAGCAGTTGATCTCCGCCGTCCGGTTTTGTCATTCGAGGGGCGTATTCCACCGCGATTTGAAGCCGGAGAATCTCCTTCTCGACGAGAACTGGAACTTGAAAATAACGGATTTCGGACTTAGTGCGGTTACGGATCAGATCCGACCCGACGGCCTCCTCCATACTTTATGCGGTACCCCAGCGTACGTGGCCCCAGAGATTCTGGCGAAGAAAGGATACGACGGCGCCAAAATCGACGTCTGGTCATGCGGCATCGTTTTGTATGTTCTCCACGCTGGATACCTACCGTTCAACGACCCCAATCTGATGGTGATGTATCGTCGTATTTATAAAGGCGAATTCCGGTTCCCGAAATGGACGTCTCCAGATCTCCGGCGATTTTTAAGCCGGCTTCTGGACACTAATCCTGAAACAAGGATCACCGTCGATGAAATCATCACCGATCCCTGGTTCAAGAAAGGTTACAAAGAAACCAAATTCAACGctgaggattttgaattgaaaGGGGATATCCAGAGCACCAAGTGCTTAAACGCCTTCCATATAATCTCATTTTCGACCGGTTTCGACCTCTCCGGTTTATTCAACAACGCCGACTTTTCGGCCCGGAGAGAACAGTTCGTATCGGGGGAGAAACCGGAAAGGATAATACTGAGAATCGAAGAAGAGTTCCGGAAAATCGAGAACGTGAAGGCGAAGAAAAGGAAAGAGAGAGGGATCTATTTGGAAGGGCAGGATAGTAATTTGATTCTCACCGTAGATATTCATCAGCTGACGGAAATTTTGGTGGTGGCGGAGATACGGTGGCGGGAGATTAACGTTGAGCCAAGCAGTGATGTTTGGAAACATAAGTTAAGGCCGAAACTTTCCGATATCATATACGAAACGGAAGCGGTGCATGTTTCAGAATAA
- the LOC107942674 gene encoding cationic peroxidase 1, with amino-acid sequence MVSPTNFLLHAFLWLALAATAFSLSPNFYHNVCPQALPAIKRVVEAAVHKERRMGASLLRLHFHDCFVNGCDGSLLLDSTSSFETEKNARGNLNSVRGFEVVDQIKAEVDRVCGRPVVSCADILAVAARDSVVALGGPTWKVRLGRRDSTTASRTLADNVLPSASMDLPALINNFKNQGLNKRDLVALSGGHTIGLSQCLIFRNRIYNATVIDPAFAKERRATCPRTGGNTNLAPFDPTPSRFDTAYFKNLVKEKGLLTSDQALFSGGSTDKLVETYSKNPNAFWVDFGKSMIRMGNIKPLTGKQGQIRVNCRKVN; translated from the exons ATGGTTTCCCCCACCAATTTCCTTCTTCACGCCTTCCTTTGGTTGGCTCTTGCAGCCACCGCCTTTTCCTTATCTCCCAACTTTTATCACAATGTTTGTCCCCAAGCTTTGCCTGCCATCAAGAGAGTAGTGGAGGCCGCTGTCCACAAGGAGCGCCGCATGGGTGCTTCTTTACTTCGTCTTCACTTCCATGATTGCTTCGTTAAT GGTTGTGACGGTTCACTTCTTTTGGATTCTACATCTTCTTTCGAAACCGAGAAAAATGCTCGTGGAAATTTGAATTCTGTTCGAGGGTTTGAAGTTGTTGACCAAATTAAGGCTGAAGTGGATAGAGTTTGCGGACGCCCTGTAGTCTCTTGTGCTGATATCTTAGCTGTGGCTGCTCGAGATTCGGTAGTTGCG CTCGGAGGTCCGACATGGAAGGTTCGTTTGGGTAGAAGAGACTCGACCACAGCTAGCAGGACATTAGCAGACAACGTCCTTCCTTCAGCATCAATGGATCTCCCTGCGTTGATCAACAACTTCAAGAACCAGGGCTTGAACAAGAGAGATCTTGTAGCTCTCTCCGGTGGACACACCATCGGATTGTCACAATGCCTTATCTTTAGGAACAGGATTTACAATGCTACCGTTATTGATCCTGCTTTTGCCAAAGAGCGTAGAGCAACTTGCCCACGCACAGGAGGGAACACTAACCTTGCTCCTTTTGACCCAACCCCTTCACGCTTTGACACCGCATACTTCAAGAACCTGGTGAAGGAAAAGGGCCTACTCACATCTGATCAAGCACTTTTCAGTGGTGGGTCGACTGATAAACTTGTAGAGACTTACAGCAAGAATCCTAATGCTTTCTGGGTTGATTTCGGCAAGTCTATGATTAGGATGGGCAACATCAAGCCTTTGACTGGAAAGCAAGGACAAATTCGTGTCAATTGTAGGAAGGTGAATTAA